A single genomic interval of Bos indicus isolate NIAB-ARS_2022 breed Sahiwal x Tharparkar chromosome 5, NIAB-ARS_B.indTharparkar_mat_pri_1.0, whole genome shotgun sequence harbors:
- the HDAC7 gene encoding histone deacetylase 7 isoform X4 — MFACGPGRPRGCVRSDGTQVSPAAPCSSPPIIGWPRPRADTPGPQPQPMDLRVGQRPPVEPPPEPTLLALQHPQRLHHHLFLAGLQPQRSAEPMRLSMDTPMPELQMGQQEQELRQLLNKDKSKRSAVASSVVKQKLAEVILKKQQAALERTVHPNSPSVPYRTLEPLETEGAARSMLSSFLPPVPSLPCDPPEHFPLRKTVSEPNLKLRYKPKKSLERRKNPLLRKESAPPSLRRRPAETLGDSSPSSSSTPASGCSSPNDSEHGPNPVLGSEALLGQRLRLQETSLAPFALLPTITLGLPAPARADGDRRTHATLGPRGPVLGNPHAHLFLPHGLEPEAGGPLPSRLQPILLLDPSVTHTPLLTVPGLGPLPFHFAQSLLTTERPSGSGLHRPLSRTRSEPLPPSATTPSLLGPLQPRLERLKPHVQLIKRSAKPSEKPRLRQIPSAEDLETDGGSVGPLRDDGLEHRESSHGQQEARGTVPLQQHQQVFLWEQQRLAGRLPRGATGDSVLLPLAPGSHRPLSRAQSSPAAPASLSTPEPASQARILPSSETPARTLPFTTGLVYDSVMLKHQCSCGDNSRHPEHAGRIQSIWSRLLERGLRSQCESLRGRKASLEELQSVHSERHVLLYGTNPLSRLKLDNGKLAGLLAQRMFVMLPCGGVGVDTDTIWNELHSSNAARWAAGSVTDLAFKVASRELKNGFAVVRPPGHHADHSTAMGFCFFNSVAIACRQLQQQGKASKILIVDWDVHHGNGTQQTFYQDPNVLYISLHRHDDGNFFPGSGAVDEVGAGSGEGFNVNVAWAGGLDPPMGDPEYLAAFRIVVMPIAREFSPDLVLVSAGFDAAEGHPPPLGGYHVSAKCFGYMTQQLMSLAGGAVVLALEGGHDLTAICDASEACVAALLGNKVDPLSEEGWKQKPNLNAIRSLEAVIRVHSEYWGCMQRLASRPDSWVHRVPGADAEEVEAVTALASLSVGILAEERTSGQLVEEEEPMNL, encoded by the exons ATGTTTGCTTGCGGCCCCGGTCGCCCGCGAGGGTGCGTGCGCTCAG ATGGGACCCAGGTGAGCCCGGCTGCCCCCTGCTCCAGCCCACCCATCATAG GCTGGCCCAGGCCCCGCGCAGACACGCCAGGCCCTCAGCCCCAGCCCATGGACCTGCGGGTGGGCCAGCGGCCCCCGGTGGAGCCCCCGCCGGAGCCCACACTGCTGGCCCTGCAGCACCCCCAGCgcctccaccaccacctcttcTTGGCGGGCCTGCAGCCCCAGCGCTCGGCAGAGCCCATGCGG CTCTCAATGGACACGCCGATGCCCGAGTTGCAGATGGGGCAGCAGGAACAAGAGCTGCGGCAGCTTCTCAATAAGGACAAGAGCAAGCGAA GTGCCGTAGCCAGCAGTGTGGTCAAGCAGAAGCTGGCAGAGGTGATTCTGAAGAAACAACAGGCGGCCCTAGAGAGAACGGTTCATCCTAATAGCCCCAGCGTTCCCTACAG AACTCTCGAGCCCTTGGAGACGGAGGGAGCTGCCCGTTCCATGCTCAGCAGCTTCCTGCCTCCTGTTCCCAGCCTGCCTTGCGACCCTCCAGAACACTTCCCTCTGCGCAAGACAG TCTCTGAGCCCAACCTGAAGCTGCGCTACAAGCCCAAGAAGTCCCTGGAGCGGAGGAAGAACCCGCTACTGCGGAAGGAGAGCGCCCCTCCCAGCCTCCGTCGGCGGCCAGCAGAGACCCTCGGCG ACTCCTCCCCTAGTAGTAGCAGCACGCCGGCATCAGGGTGCAGCTCCCCCAACGACAGCGAGCATGGCCCCAACCCCGTCCTGGGCTCCGAG GCGCTCTTGGGCCAGCGGCTGCGGCTGCAGGAGACCTCTCTGGCCCCGTTCGCCTTGCTGCCCACAATCACACTGGGGCTGCCCGCCCCTGCCAGG GCTGATGGTGACCGCAGGACCCATGCGACTCTGGGCCCTCGGGGCCCAGTCCTGGGGAACCCCCATGCTCACCTCTTCCTGCCCCATGGCCTGGAGCCCGAGGCTGGGGGCCCCCTGCCCTCTCGCCTGCAGCCCATTCTCCTCCTGGATCCCTCAGTGACTCACACCCCTCTGCTGACTG TGCCCGGGCTTGGGCCACTGCCCTTCCACTTTGCCCAGTCCTTACTGACCACCGAGCGGCCCTCTGGATCAGGCCTCCACCGGCCACTGAGCCGGACCCGctcagagcccctgcccccaaGCGCCACTACCCCCTCACTGCTGGGGCCCCTGCAGCCCCGCCTGGAGCGGCTCAAACCTCACGTCCAGCTGATCAAG AGGTCAGCCAAGCCGAGTGAGAAGCCCCGACTGCGGCAGATACCCTCAGCTGAGGACCTCGAGACGGATGGTGGGAGCGTGGGGCCACTGCGGGATGATGGCCTGGAACATAGGGAGTCCAGCCATGGGCAGCAGGAGGCCAGAGGCACTGTTCCTCTCCAGCAGCACCAGCAG GTGTTCCTCTGGGAGCAGCAGCGACTGGCCGGGCGGCTCCCCCGAGGAGCCACTGGAGACTCCGTGCTGCTTCCCCTGGCCCCGGGCAGTCACCGGCCCCTGTCCAGGGCTCAGTCATCCCCGGCCGCACCTGCCTCGCTGTCGACCCCAGAGCCCGCCAGCCAGGCCCGTATCCTGCCCAGCTCAGAGACCCCTGCCCGGACCCTGCCCTTCACCACGG GGCTGGTCTATGACTCGGTGATGCTGAAGCACCAGTGCTCCTGCGGGGACAACAGCAGGCACCCGGAGCACGCGGGCCGTATCCAGAGCATCTGGTCCCGGCTGCTGGAACGGGGGCTCCGGAGCCAGTGTGAG TCTCTCCGGGGCCGGAAGGCCTCCCTGGAGGAGCTGCAGTCAGTGCACTCTGAGCGGCATGTACTCCTCTACGGCACCAACCCGCTCAGCCGCCTCAAACTGGACAATGGGAAGCTGGCAG GCCTCCTGGCACAGCGGATGTTCGTGATGCTGCCTTGCGGCGGCGTTGGG GTGGACACCGACACCATCTGGAATGAGCTGCACTCCTCCAACGCGGCCCGCTGGGCTGCTGGCAGCGTCACCGACCTCGCCTTCAAAGTGGCCTCCCGTGAGCTAAAG AATGGTTTTGCTGTGGTTCGGCCCCCAGGACACCATGCAGACCATTCCACAGCCAT GGGCTTCTGCTTCTTCAACTCAGTGGCCATTGCCTGCCGGCAGCTGCAACAGCAGGGCAAGGCCAGCAAGATCCTCATTGTGGACTGG GACGTTCACCATGGCAACGGCACCCAGCAGACCTTCTACCAGGACCCCAATGTGCTGTACATCTCCCTTCATCGCCATGACGACGGCAACTTCTTCCCTGGCAGTGGGGCTGTGGATGAG GTGGGAGCTGGCAGCGGTGAGGGCTTCAATGTCAACGTGGCCTGGGCTGGAGGTCTCGACCCCCCCATGGGGGATCCTGAGTACCTGGCTGCCTTCAG GATAGTCGTGATGCCCATCGCCCGGGAGTTCTCTCCGGACCTGGTCCTGGTGTCAGCTGGGTTTGATGCTGCCGAGGGTCACCCGCCCCCACTGGGTGGCTACCATGTTTCTGCCAAGT GTTTTGGGTACATGACGCAGCAGCTCATGAGCTTGGCCGGAGGTGCGGTGGTGCTGGCCCTGGAGGGTGGCCATGACCTCACAGCCATCTGTGATGCCTCCGAGGCCTGTGTGGCTGCTCTTCTGGGCAACAAG GTGGATCCCCTCTCAGAAGAAGGCTGGAAGCAGAAACCCAACCTCAATGCCATCCGCTCCCTGGAAGCTGTGATCCGAGTGCACA GTGAATACTGGGGCTGCATGCAGCGCCTGGCCTCCCGTCCAGACTCCTGGGTGCACAGGGTGCCAGGGGCCGATGCAGAAGAAGTAGAGGCAGTGACGGCGCTGGCATCCCTTTCCGTGGGCATCCTGGCTGAAGAGCG AACCTCAGGGCagctggtggaggaggaggaaccCATGAATCTCTGA
- the HDAC7 gene encoding histone deacetylase 7 isoform X1, whose protein sequence is MIQIRSWNFPQARCAWGGVGGVRLGFLAGTGDSTRVPRPPAPPRVTAGWWAVRACAFERGGPSLRRVCVDDSAPGQHGCLLAAPVAREDGTQVSPAAPCSSPPIIGWPRPRADTPGPQPQPMDLRVGQRPPVEPPPEPTLLALQHPQRLHHHLFLAGLQPQRSAEPMRLSMDTPMPELQMGQQEQELRQLLNKDKSKRSAVASSVVKQKLAEVILKKQQAALERTVHPNSPSVPYRTLEPLETEGAARSMLSSFLPPVPSLPCDPPEHFPLRKTVSEPNLKLRYKPKKSLERRKNPLLRKESAPPSLRRRPAETLGDSSPSSSSTPASGCSSPNDSEHGPNPVLGSEALLGQRLRLQETSLAPFALLPTITLGLPAPARADGDRRTHATLGPRGPVLGNPHAHLFLPHGLEPEAGGPLPSRLQPILLLDPSVTHTPLLTVPGLGPLPFHFAQSLLTTERPSGSGLHRPLSRTRSEPLPPSATTPSLLGPLQPRLERLKPHVQLIKRSAKPSEKPRLRQIPSAEDLETDGGSVGPLRDDGLEHRESSHGQQEARGTVPLQQHQQVFLWEQQRLAGRLPRGATGDSVLLPLAPGSHRPLSRAQSSPAAPASLSTPEPASQARILPSSETPARTLPFTTGLVYDSVMLKHQCSCGDNSRHPEHAGRIQSIWSRLLERGLRSQCESLRGRKASLEELQSVHSERHVLLYGTNPLSRLKLDNGKLAGLLAQRMFVMLPCGGVGVDTDTIWNELHSSNAARWAAGSVTDLAFKVASRELKNGFAVVRPPGHHADHSTAMGFCFFNSVAIACRQLQQQGKASKILIVDWDVHHGNGTQQTFYQDPNVLYISLHRHDDGNFFPGSGAVDEVGAGSGEGFNVNVAWAGGLDPPMGDPEYLAAFRIVVMPIAREFSPDLVLVSAGFDAAEGHPPPLGGYHVSAKCFGYMTQQLMSLAGGAVVLALEGGHDLTAICDASEACVAALLGNKVDPLSEEGWKQKPNLNAIRSLEAVIRVHSEYWGCMQRLASRPDSWVHRVPGADAEEVEAVTALASLSVGILAEERTSGQLVEEEEPMNL, encoded by the exons ATGATTCAAATCAGATCCTGGAACTTTCCTCAGGCACGTTGTGCTTGGGGCGGGGTCGGGGGTGTCCGTCTGGGATTCCTCGCCGGGACCGGTGACTCCACGCGCGTCCCGCGGCCTCCCGCCCCTCCCCGTGTAACTGCTGGCTGGTGGGCCGTGCGTGCTTGTGCCTTTGAGCGCGGGGGTCCCTCCCTGCGGCGTGTCTGTGTAGACGACTCTGCCCCGGGCCAACATGGATGTTTGCTTGCGGCCCCGGTCGCCCGCGAGG ATGGGACCCAGGTGAGCCCGGCTGCCCCCTGCTCCAGCCCACCCATCATAG GCTGGCCCAGGCCCCGCGCAGACACGCCAGGCCCTCAGCCCCAGCCCATGGACCTGCGGGTGGGCCAGCGGCCCCCGGTGGAGCCCCCGCCGGAGCCCACACTGCTGGCCCTGCAGCACCCCCAGCgcctccaccaccacctcttcTTGGCGGGCCTGCAGCCCCAGCGCTCGGCAGAGCCCATGCGG CTCTCAATGGACACGCCGATGCCCGAGTTGCAGATGGGGCAGCAGGAACAAGAGCTGCGGCAGCTTCTCAATAAGGACAAGAGCAAGCGAA GTGCCGTAGCCAGCAGTGTGGTCAAGCAGAAGCTGGCAGAGGTGATTCTGAAGAAACAACAGGCGGCCCTAGAGAGAACGGTTCATCCTAATAGCCCCAGCGTTCCCTACAG AACTCTCGAGCCCTTGGAGACGGAGGGAGCTGCCCGTTCCATGCTCAGCAGCTTCCTGCCTCCTGTTCCCAGCCTGCCTTGCGACCCTCCAGAACACTTCCCTCTGCGCAAGACAG TCTCTGAGCCCAACCTGAAGCTGCGCTACAAGCCCAAGAAGTCCCTGGAGCGGAGGAAGAACCCGCTACTGCGGAAGGAGAGCGCCCCTCCCAGCCTCCGTCGGCGGCCAGCAGAGACCCTCGGCG ACTCCTCCCCTAGTAGTAGCAGCACGCCGGCATCAGGGTGCAGCTCCCCCAACGACAGCGAGCATGGCCCCAACCCCGTCCTGGGCTCCGAG GCGCTCTTGGGCCAGCGGCTGCGGCTGCAGGAGACCTCTCTGGCCCCGTTCGCCTTGCTGCCCACAATCACACTGGGGCTGCCCGCCCCTGCCAGG GCTGATGGTGACCGCAGGACCCATGCGACTCTGGGCCCTCGGGGCCCAGTCCTGGGGAACCCCCATGCTCACCTCTTCCTGCCCCATGGCCTGGAGCCCGAGGCTGGGGGCCCCCTGCCCTCTCGCCTGCAGCCCATTCTCCTCCTGGATCCCTCAGTGACTCACACCCCTCTGCTGACTG TGCCCGGGCTTGGGCCACTGCCCTTCCACTTTGCCCAGTCCTTACTGACCACCGAGCGGCCCTCTGGATCAGGCCTCCACCGGCCACTGAGCCGGACCCGctcagagcccctgcccccaaGCGCCACTACCCCCTCACTGCTGGGGCCCCTGCAGCCCCGCCTGGAGCGGCTCAAACCTCACGTCCAGCTGATCAAG AGGTCAGCCAAGCCGAGTGAGAAGCCCCGACTGCGGCAGATACCCTCAGCTGAGGACCTCGAGACGGATGGTGGGAGCGTGGGGCCACTGCGGGATGATGGCCTGGAACATAGGGAGTCCAGCCATGGGCAGCAGGAGGCCAGAGGCACTGTTCCTCTCCAGCAGCACCAGCAG GTGTTCCTCTGGGAGCAGCAGCGACTGGCCGGGCGGCTCCCCCGAGGAGCCACTGGAGACTCCGTGCTGCTTCCCCTGGCCCCGGGCAGTCACCGGCCCCTGTCCAGGGCTCAGTCATCCCCGGCCGCACCTGCCTCGCTGTCGACCCCAGAGCCCGCCAGCCAGGCCCGTATCCTGCCCAGCTCAGAGACCCCTGCCCGGACCCTGCCCTTCACCACGG GGCTGGTCTATGACTCGGTGATGCTGAAGCACCAGTGCTCCTGCGGGGACAACAGCAGGCACCCGGAGCACGCGGGCCGTATCCAGAGCATCTGGTCCCGGCTGCTGGAACGGGGGCTCCGGAGCCAGTGTGAG TCTCTCCGGGGCCGGAAGGCCTCCCTGGAGGAGCTGCAGTCAGTGCACTCTGAGCGGCATGTACTCCTCTACGGCACCAACCCGCTCAGCCGCCTCAAACTGGACAATGGGAAGCTGGCAG GCCTCCTGGCACAGCGGATGTTCGTGATGCTGCCTTGCGGCGGCGTTGGG GTGGACACCGACACCATCTGGAATGAGCTGCACTCCTCCAACGCGGCCCGCTGGGCTGCTGGCAGCGTCACCGACCTCGCCTTCAAAGTGGCCTCCCGTGAGCTAAAG AATGGTTTTGCTGTGGTTCGGCCCCCAGGACACCATGCAGACCATTCCACAGCCAT GGGCTTCTGCTTCTTCAACTCAGTGGCCATTGCCTGCCGGCAGCTGCAACAGCAGGGCAAGGCCAGCAAGATCCTCATTGTGGACTGG GACGTTCACCATGGCAACGGCACCCAGCAGACCTTCTACCAGGACCCCAATGTGCTGTACATCTCCCTTCATCGCCATGACGACGGCAACTTCTTCCCTGGCAGTGGGGCTGTGGATGAG GTGGGAGCTGGCAGCGGTGAGGGCTTCAATGTCAACGTGGCCTGGGCTGGAGGTCTCGACCCCCCCATGGGGGATCCTGAGTACCTGGCTGCCTTCAG GATAGTCGTGATGCCCATCGCCCGGGAGTTCTCTCCGGACCTGGTCCTGGTGTCAGCTGGGTTTGATGCTGCCGAGGGTCACCCGCCCCCACTGGGTGGCTACCATGTTTCTGCCAAGT GTTTTGGGTACATGACGCAGCAGCTCATGAGCTTGGCCGGAGGTGCGGTGGTGCTGGCCCTGGAGGGTGGCCATGACCTCACAGCCATCTGTGATGCCTCCGAGGCCTGTGTGGCTGCTCTTCTGGGCAACAAG GTGGATCCCCTCTCAGAAGAAGGCTGGAAGCAGAAACCCAACCTCAATGCCATCCGCTCCCTGGAAGCTGTGATCCGAGTGCACA GTGAATACTGGGGCTGCATGCAGCGCCTGGCCTCCCGTCCAGACTCCTGGGTGCACAGGGTGCCAGGGGCCGATGCAGAAGAAGTAGAGGCAGTGACGGCGCTGGCATCCCTTTCCGTGGGCATCCTGGCTGAAGAGCG AACCTCAGGGCagctggtggaggaggaggaaccCATGAATCTCTGA
- the HDAC7 gene encoding histone deacetylase 7 isoform X2 — protein sequence MIQIRSWNFPQARCAWGGVGGVRLGFLAGTGDSTRVPRPPAPPRVTAGWWAVRACAFERGGPSLRRVCVDDSAPGQHGCLLAAPVAREDGTQVSPAAPCSSPPIIGWPRPRADTPGPQPQPMDLRVGQRPPVEPPPEPTLLALQHPQRLHHHLFLAGLQPQRSAEPMRLSMDTPMPELQMGQQEQELRQLLNKDKSKRSAVASSVVKQKLAEVILKKQQAALERTVHPNSPSVPYRTLEPLETEGAARSMLSSFLPPVPSLPCDPPEHFPLRKTVSEPNLKLRYKPKKSLERRKNPLLRKESAPPSLRRRPAETLGDSSPSSSSTPASGCSSPNDSEHGPNPVLGSEADGDRRTHATLGPRGPVLGNPHAHLFLPHGLEPEAGGPLPSRLQPILLLDPSVTHTPLLTVPGLGPLPFHFAQSLLTTERPSGSGLHRPLSRTRSEPLPPSATTPSLLGPLQPRLERLKPHVQLIKRSAKPSEKPRLRQIPSAEDLETDGGSVGPLRDDGLEHRESSHGQQEARGTVPLQQHQQVFLWEQQRLAGRLPRGATGDSVLLPLAPGSHRPLSRAQSSPAAPASLSTPEPASQARILPSSETPARTLPFTTGLVYDSVMLKHQCSCGDNSRHPEHAGRIQSIWSRLLERGLRSQCESLRGRKASLEELQSVHSERHVLLYGTNPLSRLKLDNGKLAGLLAQRMFVMLPCGGVGVDTDTIWNELHSSNAARWAAGSVTDLAFKVASRELKNGFAVVRPPGHHADHSTAMGFCFFNSVAIACRQLQQQGKASKILIVDWDVHHGNGTQQTFYQDPNVLYISLHRHDDGNFFPGSGAVDEVGAGSGEGFNVNVAWAGGLDPPMGDPEYLAAFRIVVMPIAREFSPDLVLVSAGFDAAEGHPPPLGGYHVSAKCFGYMTQQLMSLAGGAVVLALEGGHDLTAICDASEACVAALLGNKVDPLSEEGWKQKPNLNAIRSLEAVIRVHSEYWGCMQRLASRPDSWVHRVPGADAEEVEAVTALASLSVGILAEERTSGQLVEEEEPMNL from the exons ATGATTCAAATCAGATCCTGGAACTTTCCTCAGGCACGTTGTGCTTGGGGCGGGGTCGGGGGTGTCCGTCTGGGATTCCTCGCCGGGACCGGTGACTCCACGCGCGTCCCGCGGCCTCCCGCCCCTCCCCGTGTAACTGCTGGCTGGTGGGCCGTGCGTGCTTGTGCCTTTGAGCGCGGGGGTCCCTCCCTGCGGCGTGTCTGTGTAGACGACTCTGCCCCGGGCCAACATGGATGTTTGCTTGCGGCCCCGGTCGCCCGCGAGG ATGGGACCCAGGTGAGCCCGGCTGCCCCCTGCTCCAGCCCACCCATCATAG GCTGGCCCAGGCCCCGCGCAGACACGCCAGGCCCTCAGCCCCAGCCCATGGACCTGCGGGTGGGCCAGCGGCCCCCGGTGGAGCCCCCGCCGGAGCCCACACTGCTGGCCCTGCAGCACCCCCAGCgcctccaccaccacctcttcTTGGCGGGCCTGCAGCCCCAGCGCTCGGCAGAGCCCATGCGG CTCTCAATGGACACGCCGATGCCCGAGTTGCAGATGGGGCAGCAGGAACAAGAGCTGCGGCAGCTTCTCAATAAGGACAAGAGCAAGCGAA GTGCCGTAGCCAGCAGTGTGGTCAAGCAGAAGCTGGCAGAGGTGATTCTGAAGAAACAACAGGCGGCCCTAGAGAGAACGGTTCATCCTAATAGCCCCAGCGTTCCCTACAG AACTCTCGAGCCCTTGGAGACGGAGGGAGCTGCCCGTTCCATGCTCAGCAGCTTCCTGCCTCCTGTTCCCAGCCTGCCTTGCGACCCTCCAGAACACTTCCCTCTGCGCAAGACAG TCTCTGAGCCCAACCTGAAGCTGCGCTACAAGCCCAAGAAGTCCCTGGAGCGGAGGAAGAACCCGCTACTGCGGAAGGAGAGCGCCCCTCCCAGCCTCCGTCGGCGGCCAGCAGAGACCCTCGGCG ACTCCTCCCCTAGTAGTAGCAGCACGCCGGCATCAGGGTGCAGCTCCCCCAACGACAGCGAGCATGGCCCCAACCCCGTCCTGGGCTCCGAG GCTGATGGTGACCGCAGGACCCATGCGACTCTGGGCCCTCGGGGCCCAGTCCTGGGGAACCCCCATGCTCACCTCTTCCTGCCCCATGGCCTGGAGCCCGAGGCTGGGGGCCCCCTGCCCTCTCGCCTGCAGCCCATTCTCCTCCTGGATCCCTCAGTGACTCACACCCCTCTGCTGACTG TGCCCGGGCTTGGGCCACTGCCCTTCCACTTTGCCCAGTCCTTACTGACCACCGAGCGGCCCTCTGGATCAGGCCTCCACCGGCCACTGAGCCGGACCCGctcagagcccctgcccccaaGCGCCACTACCCCCTCACTGCTGGGGCCCCTGCAGCCCCGCCTGGAGCGGCTCAAACCTCACGTCCAGCTGATCAAG AGGTCAGCCAAGCCGAGTGAGAAGCCCCGACTGCGGCAGATACCCTCAGCTGAGGACCTCGAGACGGATGGTGGGAGCGTGGGGCCACTGCGGGATGATGGCCTGGAACATAGGGAGTCCAGCCATGGGCAGCAGGAGGCCAGAGGCACTGTTCCTCTCCAGCAGCACCAGCAG GTGTTCCTCTGGGAGCAGCAGCGACTGGCCGGGCGGCTCCCCCGAGGAGCCACTGGAGACTCCGTGCTGCTTCCCCTGGCCCCGGGCAGTCACCGGCCCCTGTCCAGGGCTCAGTCATCCCCGGCCGCACCTGCCTCGCTGTCGACCCCAGAGCCCGCCAGCCAGGCCCGTATCCTGCCCAGCTCAGAGACCCCTGCCCGGACCCTGCCCTTCACCACGG GGCTGGTCTATGACTCGGTGATGCTGAAGCACCAGTGCTCCTGCGGGGACAACAGCAGGCACCCGGAGCACGCGGGCCGTATCCAGAGCATCTGGTCCCGGCTGCTGGAACGGGGGCTCCGGAGCCAGTGTGAG TCTCTCCGGGGCCGGAAGGCCTCCCTGGAGGAGCTGCAGTCAGTGCACTCTGAGCGGCATGTACTCCTCTACGGCACCAACCCGCTCAGCCGCCTCAAACTGGACAATGGGAAGCTGGCAG GCCTCCTGGCACAGCGGATGTTCGTGATGCTGCCTTGCGGCGGCGTTGGG GTGGACACCGACACCATCTGGAATGAGCTGCACTCCTCCAACGCGGCCCGCTGGGCTGCTGGCAGCGTCACCGACCTCGCCTTCAAAGTGGCCTCCCGTGAGCTAAAG AATGGTTTTGCTGTGGTTCGGCCCCCAGGACACCATGCAGACCATTCCACAGCCAT GGGCTTCTGCTTCTTCAACTCAGTGGCCATTGCCTGCCGGCAGCTGCAACAGCAGGGCAAGGCCAGCAAGATCCTCATTGTGGACTGG GACGTTCACCATGGCAACGGCACCCAGCAGACCTTCTACCAGGACCCCAATGTGCTGTACATCTCCCTTCATCGCCATGACGACGGCAACTTCTTCCCTGGCAGTGGGGCTGTGGATGAG GTGGGAGCTGGCAGCGGTGAGGGCTTCAATGTCAACGTGGCCTGGGCTGGAGGTCTCGACCCCCCCATGGGGGATCCTGAGTACCTGGCTGCCTTCAG GATAGTCGTGATGCCCATCGCCCGGGAGTTCTCTCCGGACCTGGTCCTGGTGTCAGCTGGGTTTGATGCTGCCGAGGGTCACCCGCCCCCACTGGGTGGCTACCATGTTTCTGCCAAGT GTTTTGGGTACATGACGCAGCAGCTCATGAGCTTGGCCGGAGGTGCGGTGGTGCTGGCCCTGGAGGGTGGCCATGACCTCACAGCCATCTGTGATGCCTCCGAGGCCTGTGTGGCTGCTCTTCTGGGCAACAAG GTGGATCCCCTCTCAGAAGAAGGCTGGAAGCAGAAACCCAACCTCAATGCCATCCGCTCCCTGGAAGCTGTGATCCGAGTGCACA GTGAATACTGGGGCTGCATGCAGCGCCTGGCCTCCCGTCCAGACTCCTGGGTGCACAGGGTGCCAGGGGCCGATGCAGAAGAAGTAGAGGCAGTGACGGCGCTGGCATCCCTTTCCGTGGGCATCCTGGCTGAAGAGCG AACCTCAGGGCagctggtggaggaggaggaaccCATGAATCTCTGA